The Oryctolagus cuniculus chromosome 12, mOryCun1.1, whole genome shotgun sequence genomic interval atctttacttaatgtatactaaactgaccttctgtatattaagataatcgaaaatgaatcttgatgtgaatggaaggggagagggagtgggaaaggggagggttgcgggtgggagggacggtatgggggggaagcaagccattgtaatccataagccatactttggaaatttatattcattaaataaaagttaaaaaaaaaaaagagagagagagagagagaaaggccttccttttgccgttggttcaccctccaatggccgccgcggccggcgcgctgtggcaggtgcaccgcgctgatccgatggcaggagccaggtgcttctcctggtctcccatggggtgcagggcccaaggacttgggccatcctccactgcactccctggccacagcagagagctggcctggaagaggggcaaccgggacagaatctggtgccccgaccgggactagaacttggtgtgccggcgccacaaggtggaggattagcctggtgagccgcggcgccggcagatttatttatttatttgaaagagcaacatacagggagagagagagatctttcatttactggttcactccctaaacggctacagtggcccaggctgggccaggccaaagccaagagccaagaacttcatcctggtaTCACACAGGGATAccatgaacccaagtacttgggccgtctgctgcttcccaggtgcatttctgggagctggattggaagcaaagcagtggGAACTCAAGCCAGGGCTATGATATGGGACGCCAAtgtcagtttaacctgctgcaccgcaaggCTGGCCCCAAGGAAAAATTCTTACTCCCTTATAAAGTAATGATCatgcggccggtgctgtggcatagtaggttaagcttccaactgaggtgccagcatcccatatgggtaccgttcctgtcccagctgcctctcttctgatccatctctctgccaatagcttgggaaagcagtggaagatggcccaagtgcttgggctcctgcacccacataggagacctagaagaagctcctggctcctggcttcagatcagctcagctctggccattgcggccatttggagagtgaaccagtgcatggaagacttctctctctgtctccctctgtctgtaactctctctcaaataaatcttaaaaaaaaaaaaaaaaaaaattaagaccaaCAGGAGGAAATTACTGTGATCACATTTATCTACACTTACAGGTTGTTTTCACATGGACTGTCTGAAGTTAtactatttgtaatttttttaaaagtacaaacgggccggcgccgtggctcactaggctaatcctccgccttgcggcgccggcacaccgggttctagtcccggtcggggcgctggattctgtcccggttgcccctcttccaggccagctctctgctgtggcctgggaaggcagtggaggatggcccaagtgcttgggccctgcacccacatgggagacccagaagctcctggctcctggtttcagatcggtgcatctccagccgttgcggccatctggggagtgaaccagcgggaggaagacctctctctgtctctacctctctatgtaactctctctttcaaataaataaaataaatattttttaaaaaagtacaaacGATCTATAAAAAATGGGGGGAAGGGAAAGTCCTGTTGCCCTGGAGGTTTAGACTCCCCTGTCCtatatggaagtgcctgggttgATTCCTAGCTctagttcctgatttcagcttcctataaataaagaccctaggaggcagtggtggtggctctagtaggtggatccctgccactctcGTGGGAAACCTAGCTTTGgtttgcaggcactggggaagtgaaccagcaaatgagatctCTATGTTTGTCTCTCTGGATCTTCAATaaccaataattaaaaaaaaaaaagtttactgggaaaagtaaaaaatagtggggccagtgctgtgtcatagtgggtaaagctgccacctcccgTGCTGGCACCCTTTTGGACGCAAgttcagttccagtcccggctgctccgcttctgatccagttctctgctatggcctgggagagcagtagaagatggcccaagtgcttgggcccctgcaccctgtgggagacacagaagaagctcctggctcctggctttggatcggcgcagctccagctattacagccaaatggggagtgaaccagcagattgaagatctctctctctccctctgcctctgcttctctctgtgtaactctttcaaacaaataaataaatcttctttaaaaaaaaaagtaaaaaaaaaaaaatagtaagagacTTTTTGGGATGCTTTCACTCACTACTATAAAAACATAGCAGCGgcccgcgctgcggctcactaggctaatcctccgccttgtggcgccggcacaccgggttctagtcccggttggggcgccggattctgtcccggttgcccctcttccaggccagctctctgctgtggcccgggagtgcagtggaggatggcccaagtcctttggccctgcaccccgtgggagaccaggataagcacctggctcctgccatccgatcagcgcagtgcgccggccgcggcgtccattggagggtgaaccaacggaaggaagacctttctctctgtctctctctctcactgtccactctgcctgtccaaaaaaaaaaaaaaatacatagcagCAATGAATTCAAACCCAGCTCTGCTGACTTAATTTTGTCACACTTACcaagttttatacacacacatacacaaatttcctcttctataaaataAGGAATTACCAATTTCACACAGTTACTGGGATTAAAAATAGAGATGGTAAAGTGCCTTATAGAGTGCATTTGTTCAATGCGTAATTGATTAAGGGCTTATTGACTTGGCTGTAGTGATTCAGCCAGTGGTTCGCACAACGGGATGTGGCCCTGATGGAACTGATTCTAGTGGTACAGGGTCTAAAATGTTCTCAATAAATTCATCTACTTTAAAAAGTTGTGGCTACTATTTCCTTTCATCTGAAGAGACTGAATACATTCTACCAAGATGGTTAGAATAGGGGGAAACTGGAGTTGACGTAAAGATCCACGAAGTCCTCAACAGTGCTCCCAGATGTTTTTAACTGAACCTTGCGGAATTAACCCTCTTGCCTATTTAACTTTCTACTGAAAGAAAGAGGCTCCAGATGGCCGGCTATTTTCACATCCTTTCCACACAGGAGCAGCATGAAGTTACTGCCCTTGGggctccatcctgttctcccaaaAGCAGTACCTGGAGCCCCAAAGTCAGACAACACACACAGGCACCACCCCCAtaaaaagaagagggaaggagggaggaagcacACTTTTATTTACACTAAGAAGACGACACGATAAGCACCTAAATCTACTGATGCAGCGCTTAAGTAACAACACAAAGCCAGCTatcaatattaagaaaaaaaaaaaaatgctaggggccggcgctgtggcacagctggcctgaagcgccggttctagtcccggatgctcctcttccaatccagctctctgctatagcctggaaaaacagtggaagaaggccctagtccttgggcccctgtacccatgtgggagacccagaagaagctcctggctttggatcggcccaactccggccattgcggccatctgaggagtgaaccagtggatggaagatctctgtctctacttctctctgtaactctgtctttcaaataaacaaataaatcttaaaaaaaaaaaaaaaaacgataaaccaaaaaagtaaaaaattttttttgcaaatcaaATCTAGGTCCCTAACTTCAAGGCCTGAGATTCGagacccccacccctacccctgccCACCAAAAGGCCAAGGCCTCCTCAGTATACCAGAGGGCAAGGAAGAAATGTGGGCGTAAGGGGCTCACGGAAAACCCCTTCCCCGGCAGGTCACTCGCAAGGCTGGACCGTGGTACCAGGCCAGATGCCCTGTGGGAGGGTTCCTCTCCGTCCAGGACCCCGCGGGGTCTTTACCTTTCCTCGATGAGGGCGATGCAGAATTAGTGGCAGAGTTGGAAGAACCCAGCACCTTCCTGGGGGCCCGGGAAGCCACCACTGCAAAGAGAAGCAAAGGAGGGCGCTCAAAGTGGGGGCAAGAAGGTTCGGCCACCCACTCTCAGAGCCCAGTTCCCCCAACAGCCCCCGAGCCAGAGGCTCGGAAAGGCGCACCCGGCGATTCGGTAGAGCAGGATAACCTTTCCCCGTCCCCATCCCGGGCAGCGGCCTCCGGGCCAGCCCCACGAGTCTGCGCGTGGACCGGGCAGCGGCCATCTCCCGCCGGCCGCCAGGCTGCCAGGAGCACCCCGTGCCCTCCGGCGCGAAGCTCTGTCGCCTCACCTTTTCTGTAGGTGCTTGGCACACTATCCGCTTTAGTTCGCACCATGTCTGACCTGAGGAGACGAAAGCTACGAACCGACCTTCCCGCGGCGGGTGTTCCACTGGACAAGGACCCGAAAACCAGTCTCCCGCCTTAGTTTATATCGGTCTCTTTCCCGCGCGCTCCAAACACTCGCGCGAGCGGCCGCACCCATTGGTTCTGCGCCGTGCCCCCCGAACCAATGGCCAAGGCCCCAGGATGAGAGCGCGGAGGCTTGACGGGGCGTCCAGCCGTCCATCAATCCGCAGACGTTTGTGATTGGTACCCGCGCCAGGCGGGCGGTGCCAGGGCGTTTCCAGGGGGGTTCCCGAGGTGTGGGTGCCGAGATTCGGACTAGAGAAATTGGCCCGTTTAGGAAAAACCAAGCAGAAACAGCAaattacagcatttttttttctttcaaaagttaCCACAGGGTTAACTCCTGTTTAACCCGTTTTCCTATTAGAAATCAAATTTGAAATTAAGTGGACTTTTtgacacaaataaaaagaatttgagaattttaatccctccctcccacactcccgcAAGAAACCCCATCTACAGCATCCATAATAAAACACTTCAATGGAACGGGGAAACGAAGCTAACAAAATTCACTTTCaacgcttttttgtttgtttgtttgcaggGTGATGTGAGACTTAAGAAAAATTCTGAGTTCTATGCTcacataaaaatttataaaacatcttGCCTATATCTGTACGTTCTCAGAGCTCCTAAAATGGGCACAGCCTTGCACACAGCGAGCAAGGGTAACTCTAGAATGGGAGTCATAATTGCTTTCTATTCCTATGCATATGTTTTATTACTTCAATACCCCCTGGAGAgtgattttctctttctgaatGTCATGCATAAAACAGGATCAGTTAAACTTGCCCGGGATGTATTCTGTTAATTgctcacttgaaaaaaaaaaaatcctaagtgtAAGTAGGGTATTGATTTTCTCTAATGAAATAATGTTTTGAACTTTAAAAACATAGGATACTTGGTACTTTAACAGAATCAACAGCCACTTGGGGTAGAATTAAAGGTTCCAGGCAACAATCAACAACAGGAAATGTTTTGGCAATTGCCTGggttttatttgttctttgtctTCCTTAACCCAGGAGTCTAAGGTTACAGCCAACTAGCCAACTTAGTGCCAGACCAACAAGCCCCGGGGTATTCCTTTGTTATGTGTGGTCAGGCGCTATCTCCAGGCACATGGTTCTTAAATTCCATTATTTCCTTTTCACTTAAAGACGCTTCTACCTGATTCTGAATTGGGTGATTTGAACTCACATCCCAGATTCCAGCAGATATTAGAACTGCAAAATCTTGCTAGTTTATTTTTCTGAATCCATATGCCAAGTAAATTGCTAGAAAGAATTGCAAATATACCTTTCCATACAGAGGCAGTCTaaatacaaagggtcttcaaaaaagtaatataaaactCATATTTGAGAaattatacatagatttcaaaactacTTTGTGACAAACAAACTTAATTTTAAACaccattttacatgaatttttatgAAGTGTCCTCAATTTGCtataattgtgtttatttttcttttagagagagaacaagaggcagagagagaaagagaggccctccatccactggttcactccccgattggccccAACGGCCTGAGgtggccaggagcccggagcttcttctgggtctcccatgtgggtgcaggggcccaaggacttgagccatccttcactgctctctcaggccacagcagagagcagccagaac includes:
- the PCLAF gene encoding PCNA-associated factor isoform X2; the encoded protein is MVRTKADSVPSTYRKVVASRAPRKVLGSSNSATNSASPSSRKDHVLCNPMTQMMKTNRTSLFIFE